The Lepus europaeus isolate LE1 chromosome 6, mLepTim1.pri, whole genome shotgun sequence genome includes a window with the following:
- the SLC38A2 gene encoding sodium-coupled neutral amino acid symporter 2 has translation MRKAEMGRFNISPDEDSSSYSSNSDFNYSYPTKQAAMKSHYADADPENQNFLLESNLGKKKYETDFHPGTTSFGMSVFNLSNAIVGSGILGLSYAMANTGIALFIILLTFVSIFSLYSVHLLLKTANEGGSLLYEQLGHKAFGLVGKLAASGSITMQNIGAMSSYLFIVKYELPLVIQALMNIEDTTGLWYLNGDYLVLLVSLVLILPLSLLRNLGYLGYTSGLSLLCMMFFLIVVICKKFQIPCPVEIALMLNETVNGTLMQPAAFAGDSALNETLHDSCKPRYFIFNSQTVYAVPILTFSFVCHPAVLPIYEELKGRSRRRMMNVSKISFFAMFLMYLLAALFGYLTFYEHVESELLHTYSTVMETDVLLLIVRLAVLVAVTLTVPVVIFPIRSSITHLLCAAKDFSWWRHSLITVSILAFTNLLVIFVPTIRDIFGFIGASAAAMLIFILPSAFYIKLVKKEPMASVQKIGALLFLLSGVVVMAGSMALIVLDWVDNASTGGH, from the exons ATGAGGAAGGCCGAGATGGGCAGGTTCAACATCTCCCCGGACGAGGACAGCAGCAGCTACAGCTCCAACAGCGACTTCAACTACTCGTACCCCACCAAGCAGGCGGCCATGAAGAG CCATTACGCGGACGCAGATCCCGAAAACCAGAACTTTTTACTGGAGTCGAATTTGGGCAAGAAGAAATACGAAACTGACTTT CATCCAGGTACTACTTCCTTTGGAATGTCAGTATTTAATCTGAGCAATGCGATTGTGGGCAGTGGAATCCTTGGGCTTTCTTATGCCATGGCTAATACTGGAATTGCTCTGTTTAT AATTCTGTTGACATTTGTGTCAATATTTTCCCTGTATTCTGTTCATCTTCTTCTGAAGACTGCCAATGAAGGAG GGTCTTTGCTGTacgagcagttgggacacaaggCGTTCGGACTGGTGGGGAAGCTCGCCGCCTCCGGGTCCATCACCATGCAGAACATCGGTG CGATGTCAAGCTACCTCTTCATAGTGAAATATGAGTTACCTTTGGTGATCCAGGCATTAATGAACATTGAAGATACAACTGG ATTGTGGTACCTGAACGGCGACTACCTGGTCCTGCTGGTGTCGCTGGTGCtcattctccctctgtcactgctGAGGAACTTAG ggtATCTGGGATACACCAGTGGCCTTTCTTTGTTGTGCATGATGTTCTTCCTAATTGTG GTGATCTGCAAGAAATTCCAGATTCCTTGTCCGGTGGAGATTGCGTTGATGCTGAACGAGACTGTGAATGGCACCTTAATGCAGCCGGCAGCCTTTGCAGGTGACTCGGCGCTCAACGAGACTCTCCACGACTCCTGCAAGCCACGTTACTTCATCTTCAACTCCCAG ACTGTCTATGCCGTGCCAATCCTGACCTTTTCATTCGTCTGTCACCCTGCTGTTCTCCCCATCTACGAGGAACTGAAAGG CCGTAGCCGTAGGAGGATGATGAACGTGTCCAAGATCTCGTTTTTCGCCATGTTTCTCATGTACCTGCTTGCTGCTCTCTTTggatacctgacattttatg AACACGTGGAGTCGGAGCTGCTTCACACCTACTCCACTGTCATGGAGACCGACGTGCTGCTGCTCATCGTCCGACTGGCTGTGCTGGTAGCTGTAACCCTCACCGTGCCAGTGGTCATCTTCCCG ATCCGGAGTTCCATAACCCACTTGTTGTGTGCAGCCAAAGATTTCAGTTGGTGGCGTCACAGTCTCATCACCGTGTCTATCTTGGCATTTACCAATTTGCTGGTCATCTTTGTCCCAACAATTAGGGATATCTTTGGTTTCATTG GTGCATCTGCAGCTGCCATGTTGATCTTCATCCTCCCGTCTGCCTTCTACATCAAGTTAGTGAAGAAAGAGCCAATGGCATCTGTGCAGAAGATTGGG GCGCTGCTCTTCCTGCTGAGCGGCGTGGTGGTGATGGCGGGCAGCATGGCGCTCATCGTCCTGGACTGGGTGGACAACGCCTCCACGGGGGGCCACTAG